The Leptospira neocaledonica genomic interval CATATTTAAAAGACTTCTAAAATTAGGAGTACAGGGAATAGAAGTCGGTTTCGCTTCTGCAAGCAAACAAGACTTCGAAGCTTGCTCCTATCTTGCCTCTTTGGCTCCGGAGAATGTCGCGATCTCCAGTCTTTCTAGAGCTGTGGAGAAAGAGATAGATCTTTCTTGGGAAGCAATCCGACAAGCTCCTCGACCTAGAATCCATATCGTTTATCCTATCAGTGATTTTACGATTCGAAACGTATTGGGAATTTCCGAAAAGGAAGTTAAAGAAAATATAATACGATCCGTTTCTTATGCACGAAAATTAGCAGGAAATTACGGAGAAGTTCAATTTTCGGGAGAACATTTCGGTGATTCTCTAGAGAATATGGATTTTGCAGTGGAAGCATTTCAGGCAGCCTTGGACGCAGGTGCGGATGTAGTCAATCTTCCCAATACTGTGGAAAGATACAGACCTTACTTATTCGTGGCCATGGTCCGAAAAGTTGCAGAGTCATTACCTCAAGGAAGTAAAATTTCGGTCCACACTCATAACGATTTGGGAATGGCAACAGCGACTACTGTCGAAAGCTTCTTTGCAGGGGCCACCCAATTGGAAACCGCATTAAACGGTTTGGGTGAAAGAGCAGGAAACACAAATACTTACGAGGTTGCAATCGCTCTTCATAATTGCGGTGTCAAAGTGGATTTGGACCTTCAGACAATTTACGAAACATCTCGGATTGTATCCAGAATGTCTGGAGTCCCTATACCCGAAAAAGCACCTTTGATTGGAGAGGACGTAGTTGCTCATAGAAGTGGAATTCACCAAGACGGAGTTTCCAAAACAAAAGACATGAAAAAAGGAGCATATCGAGCTTTCGACGCCAACCTGATCGGAAGACCGGAAGGAGATAGGATCGCATTCACAAGCCAATCCGGGAAATCGGCAATTTATGAAATTCTAATGCAATCTGGGGTCTCTGTCTCAAAAGAAGAAGCTTCCAGACTACAACCTATCTTAAAATCCATTTCCGAAAATTACGGCGGAGGAGAATTGTCGATTGAAGAAATCAAAACTGAATTGGCAAAATTGAGACAGGTCGAAGGTCAGAAAGTGGATAAGCTTCAGATTCTCTGAAGCTTATCGAAACTTGAGGTCGATTTTTTTTAGAGATTAAAATTATAAAATTCTATCTAGTTTGATTCTTTTTATTTTTACTCCGGATTTTC includes:
- the leuA2 gene encoding 2-isopropylmalate synthase LeuA2, which translates into the protein MIIPGQGLKTPPVSPFFMDVTLRDGNQALRKPWNLEEKEIIFKRLLKLGVQGIEVGFASASKQDFEACSYLASLAPENVAISSLSRAVEKEIDLSWEAIRQAPRPRIHIVYPISDFTIRNVLGISEKEVKENIIRSVSYARKLAGNYGEVQFSGEHFGDSLENMDFAVEAFQAALDAGADVVNLPNTVERYRPYLFVAMVRKVAESLPQGSKISVHTHNDLGMATATTVESFFAGATQLETALNGLGERAGNTNTYEVAIALHNCGVKVDLDLQTIYETSRIVSRMSGVPIPEKAPLIGEDVVAHRSGIHQDGVSKTKDMKKGAYRAFDANLIGRPEGDRIAFTSQSGKSAIYEILMQSGVSVSKEEASRLQPILKSISENYGGGELSIEEIKTELAKLRQVEGQKVDKLQIL